One part of the Mycobacterium marinum genome encodes these proteins:
- the sucC gene encoding ADP-forming succinate--CoA ligase subunit beta, whose product MDLFEYQAKELFAKHNVPTTPGRVTDTAEGARAIATEIGHPVMVKAQVKIGGRGKAGGVKYAATPDDAYEHANNILGLDIKGHVVKKLLVAEASDIAEEYYISFLLDRANRTYLAMCSVEGGMEIEEVAATKPDRLAKVPVDAAKGVDLAFARSIAEQGHLPAEVLDAAAVTISKLWDLFVGEDATLVEVNPLVRTPDDQILALDGKVTLDANADFRHPDHVEFEDRAATDPLELKAKEHDLNYVKLDGQVGIIGNGAGLVMSTLDVVAYAGEKHGGVKPANFLDIGGGASAEVMAAGLDVVLGDSQVKSVFVNVFGGITSCDAVATGIVKALEILGAEANKPLVVRLDGNNVEEGRRILTDANHPLVTLVPTMDEAADKAAELASA is encoded by the coding sequence ATGGATCTATTCGAGTATCAAGCGAAGGAACTGTTCGCCAAGCACAATGTACCTACTACGCCGGGGCGGGTGACTGACACCGCCGAGGGCGCGCGGGCTATTGCCACCGAAATCGGTCATCCGGTAATGGTCAAAGCGCAGGTCAAGATCGGCGGTCGCGGCAAAGCCGGTGGCGTCAAGTACGCTGCCACGCCCGACGACGCCTACGAACACGCCAACAACATCCTCGGCTTGGACATCAAGGGCCACGTGGTCAAGAAGTTGCTGGTCGCTGAGGCTAGCGACATCGCCGAGGAGTACTACATCTCGTTCTTGCTCGATCGTGCCAACCGCACCTACCTGGCGATGTGCTCGGTAGAGGGCGGCATGGAGATCGAGGAGGTGGCCGCCACCAAGCCCGATCGGTTGGCCAAGGTCCCGGTGGATGCGGCCAAGGGCGTTGACCTGGCATTCGCCCGCTCCATCGCCGAACAGGGCCACCTGCCGGCCGAGGTGCTCGACGCTGCCGCGGTAACCATCTCCAAGCTGTGGGACCTGTTCGTCGGCGAGGATGCCACCCTGGTTGAGGTCAACCCGCTGGTGCGTACCCCCGACGACCAGATTTTGGCGTTGGACGGCAAGGTCACCCTGGATGCCAACGCCGACTTCCGGCACCCCGATCACGTCGAGTTCGAAGACCGTGCGGCCACCGATCCGCTGGAACTCAAGGCCAAGGAACACGACCTCAACTACGTCAAGCTCGACGGCCAGGTCGGCATCATCGGTAACGGTGCTGGCCTGGTGATGTCGACCCTGGACGTGGTTGCCTACGCCGGTGAGAAGCACGGTGGGGTCAAGCCCGCCAACTTCCTCGACATCGGTGGCGGCGCCTCGGCCGAGGTGATGGCCGCCGGCCTGGATGTCGTGCTGGGTGATTCACAGGTCAAGAGCGTGTTCGTGAACGTGTTCGGCGGCATCACCTCATGCGATGCGGTGGCCACCGGGATCGTCAAGGCGCTGGAAATCCTCGGTGCCGAGGCAAACAAGCCGCTGGTGGTCCGGCTTGACGGCAACAACGTGGAGGAGGGCCGTCGCATCCTGACCGACGCCAACCACCCGCTGGTGACGCTGGTGCCGACGATGGACGAGGCTGCCGACAAGGCCGCTGAGCTGGCCAGCGCCTGA
- a CDS encoding DUF5336 domain-containing protein, protein MTYTPGSPGYPPAQSGGSYGGATPSFAQADDAASKLPMYLNVAVAVLGFLAYLASFGPMFTISSELGGGSSEASGDTVLAVGMALLAGLLAGVSLLPKVKSYGAVVAVVSILGVFLMISSTFNKPSAFSTGWALWIVLVCIVFQAVAAVGALLLETGVVSAPAPRPKFDPYGQYGQYGQYGQYGGQPGGYYGQPGAQQSAPNPQQSPQQPSGYGSQYGGFTSSQGSNPSSGGFSAPQAQSAPQPMHQTPSTPPTGFPSFSPPPSVSAGTGSQGGSAPVNYSNPGGGQQNYGQGQQSSSPGSAPV, encoded by the coding sequence ATGACCTACACGCCGGGTAGCCCCGGATATCCGCCCGCGCAATCGGGCGGCTCCTACGGAGGCGCCACACCGTCTTTCGCTCAAGCCGACGACGCGGCGAGCAAGCTCCCGATGTACCTGAACGTTGCGGTGGCGGTGCTCGGTTTTCTCGCGTATCTCGCCAGCTTCGGGCCGATGTTCACGATCAGCTCTGAACTCGGCGGCGGCAGCAGCGAAGCTTCCGGCGACACCGTGCTGGCCGTCGGGATGGCGTTGCTGGCCGGGCTGCTTGCCGGAGTGAGCCTGCTCCCCAAGGTCAAGAGCTACGGGGCCGTCGTCGCGGTCGTCTCGATACTGGGCGTATTCCTGATGATTTCGTCGACCTTCAACAAGCCGAGCGCCTTTTCGACCGGTTGGGCACTGTGGATTGTCCTGGTGTGCATTGTGTTTCAGGCTGTCGCCGCAGTCGGCGCGCTGTTGCTGGAGACCGGCGTGGTGTCGGCGCCGGCGCCGAGGCCGAAATTCGATCCCTATGGCCAGTACGGCCAGTACGGCCAGTACGGGCAGTACGGCGGCCAGCCGGGCGGGTACTACGGTCAACCGGGTGCACAGCAGTCCGCGCCCAATCCGCAGCAGTCGCCGCAGCAGCCGTCCGGGTACGGGTCGCAGTACGGCGGCTTTACCTCCAGCCAGGGTTCCAACCCGTCCAGCGGTGGATTCAGCGCCCCGCAAGCACAGTCGGCCCCCCAGCCGATGCACCAGACCCCGTCCACTCCGCCCACTGGATTCCCCAGCTTCAGCCCGCCGCCGTCCGTTAGTGCCGGGACGGGATCCCAGGGTGGTTCGGCTCCGGTCAACTACTCCAATCCCGGCGGTGGGCAGCAGAACTACGGCCAGGGCCAGCAATCTTCGTCACCCGGGTCGGCGCCGGTCTAA
- a CDS encoding acetyl-CoA acetyltransferase, with protein MDLDPGTPVIVGVGQALERIDDPDYRGMSAVELAAAAAQAALEDCAADVAAAIDTVAGVRQFEISGPVPKAPLGRSNNYPRSVAQRIGADPARAILEIVGGQGPQHLITELAGAIAAGRSEVTMVFGSDATSTSRHFAGRADKPDFTEIVDGELQDRGPGIDGLITRYTIIHGLVDAPTQYGLLENARRAATGLGPADYLRRMGELFAPFTKIAAGNPFAAAPIERTVEELITVTDRNRMIAEPYPRLLVARDQVNQGAAALVMSVAAARRLGVPEEKWVYLRGHADLQEQALLQRPDLGHAPSAVLAAREALRVAGVGLDDIATFDLYSCFPVPVFNICDGLGIATDDPRGLTLTGGLPFFGGAGNNYSMHAVAETVARMRSEPGRFGLVGANGGIMSKYSVGVYSTAPAQWQPDRSAELQTQIDSGASQPVTEQADGPATIETYTVRHDGGRLTGIVIGRLAADGRRFLASTEDDELIGLLTDGDPLGQAIRVRSFDYGNRCVL; from the coding sequence ATGGATCTTGATCCGGGTACGCCGGTCATTGTCGGTGTCGGACAGGCCCTCGAACGCATCGATGACCCCGACTACCGGGGGATGTCGGCCGTTGAGCTGGCCGCCGCCGCTGCCCAGGCCGCTCTCGAAGACTGTGCCGCCGACGTGGCCGCGGCCATCGACACCGTCGCGGGCGTCCGACAGTTCGAGATCTCCGGGCCCGTCCCCAAGGCCCCGTTAGGCCGGTCCAACAACTATCCGCGCTCGGTGGCCCAGCGGATCGGGGCGGATCCGGCCCGCGCGATCCTCGAGATCGTCGGGGGCCAGGGGCCCCAGCACCTGATCACCGAGCTGGCCGGCGCGATCGCGGCAGGCCGCTCCGAAGTCACCATGGTGTTCGGCTCTGATGCGACGTCGACCAGTCGCCACTTCGCTGGGCGTGCCGACAAACCGGACTTCACCGAGATCGTCGACGGGGAGTTGCAGGACCGCGGCCCTGGCATCGACGGCCTGATCACGCGCTACACGATCATTCACGGCCTGGTGGATGCGCCCACCCAATACGGCTTGCTGGAGAATGCCCGCCGGGCCGCAACGGGTCTCGGCCCGGCCGACTACCTGCGGCGGATGGGCGAGCTGTTCGCGCCGTTCACCAAGATCGCGGCCGGCAATCCTTTTGCCGCGGCGCCAATCGAGCGCACCGTCGAGGAGCTGATCACGGTCACCGACCGCAATCGGATGATCGCCGAGCCCTACCCCCGGCTGCTGGTCGCGCGCGATCAGGTGAACCAGGGCGCGGCCGCGCTGGTGATGTCGGTTGCGGCCGCACGCCGGCTCGGGGTTCCCGAGGAAAAGTGGGTCTACCTTCGCGGGCATGCCGACCTGCAAGAGCAGGCCCTGCTGCAGCGCCCCGATCTTGGGCACGCCCCGTCAGCCGTGCTGGCGGCGCGCGAGGCGCTCCGGGTGGCCGGTGTCGGTCTCGACGACATCGCCACCTTCGACCTGTACAGCTGCTTTCCGGTGCCGGTGTTCAACATCTGCGACGGTCTGGGGATTGCGACCGATGACCCGCGCGGTCTGACGCTCACCGGTGGGCTGCCGTTCTTCGGCGGGGCGGGAAATAACTACTCGATGCATGCGGTGGCCGAGACCGTAGCCCGGATGCGTAGCGAGCCGGGACGGTTCGGGCTCGTCGGCGCCAACGGCGGGATCATGAGCAAGTACTCGGTCGGGGTCTATTCCACCGCCCCGGCGCAATGGCAGCCGGACCGCAGCGCCGAGCTGCAAACACAAATCGACAGCGGGGCCAGCCAACCGGTTACCGAGCAGGCCGACGGCCCCGCCACGATCGAGACGTACACGGTCCGCCATGACGGTGGGCGTCTCACCGGGATCGTCATCGGCCGGCTGGCCGCCGACGGCCGCCGCTTCCTGGCGAGCACCGAAGACGACGAGCTGATCGGGTTGCTGACCGACGGCGACCCGCTGGGGCAAGCGATCCGGGTGCGCTCGTTCGACTACGGCAACCGCTGCGTTCTCTAG
- a CDS encoding LLM class F420-dependent oxidoreductase, producing the protein MDYGLVLFTSDRGIAPAAAARLADDHGFHTFYVPEHTHIPIKREAAHPTTGDSSLPDDRYMRTLDPWVSLGAASAVTSRVRLSTAVALPVEHDPITLAKSIATLDHLSGGRVSLGVGFGWNTDELADHGVPPGRRRTMLREYLEAMRALWTQEEAAYDGEFVKFGPSWAWPKPVQSHIPVLVGAAGTEKNFKWIARSADGWITTPRDFDIDAPVKLLQDTWAAAGRDGAPQIVALDFKPVPEKLARWAELGVTEVLFGLPDRPEDEIAAYVERLAGKLAAMV; encoded by the coding sequence ATGGACTATGGGCTTGTGCTTTTCACCAGCGACCGCGGCATCGCTCCGGCGGCGGCGGCGAGACTCGCTGACGACCACGGCTTTCACACCTTCTATGTGCCTGAGCACACCCATATCCCAATCAAGCGAGAAGCCGCTCATCCAACGACGGGCGATTCCTCGCTTCCCGACGATCGTTATATGCGCACGCTGGACCCCTGGGTGAGTTTGGGCGCGGCATCGGCGGTGACCTCGCGGGTACGGCTGTCGACTGCGGTGGCGCTGCCCGTCGAGCATGACCCGATCACCCTGGCCAAGAGCATTGCCACGCTGGATCACCTGTCCGGCGGACGGGTCAGCCTCGGCGTGGGGTTCGGTTGGAACACCGACGAACTCGCCGACCATGGCGTTCCACCCGGACGGCGCCGCACGATGTTGCGTGAATACCTCGAGGCGATGCGGGCGCTGTGGACGCAGGAGGAAGCCGCCTACGACGGCGAGTTCGTCAAGTTCGGCCCCAGCTGGGCCTGGCCCAAGCCGGTGCAGTCCCACATTCCGGTGCTCGTGGGCGCCGCTGGCACCGAGAAGAACTTCAAATGGATAGCGCGTAGCGCCGATGGCTGGATCACCACACCGCGTGACTTCGACATCGACGCGCCGGTCAAGTTGTTGCAGGACACCTGGGCGGCCGCCGGCCGCGACGGGGCCCCACAGATCGTGGCGCTGGACTTCAAGCCGGTCCCCGAGAAGCTGGCCCGCTGGGCCGAGCTTGGGGTCACCGAGGTGCTGTTCGGACTACCGGATCGCCCCGAGGATGAGATCGCCGCGTACGTAGAGCGGCTGGCCGGCAAGCTGGCCGCCATGGTCTAG
- a CDS encoding M23 family metallopeptidase gives MSQHRYARTAVVGNPRTARDRWLQHHRNEVTEIIPLDGFDELDELELADLDDLDFGDPEFDTGRQLLQAPELDDLDEIDNLIPAWLATPSPVLVGATSEALPEPSAAVPPATNVAPAPRRSGQHRKQSTSAAKGRILIGSMAAGAAAAAAHTVTHQSDVTSMDTVLTANASALIGGSDSNEARGVQVIAAQPATNVEAHKAEFARGVAFAQERAQREARLQQPLYVMPTKGIFTSNFGYRWGVLHAGIDLANSIGTPIYAVSDGLVIDAGPTAGYGMWVKIRHADGTVTLYGHVNTTLVNVGQRVMAGDQIATMGNRGFSTGPHLHFEVLQGGTERIDPVPWLAKRGLNVGNYAG, from the coding sequence TTGTCCCAGCACAGATACGCCCGCACTGCCGTCGTTGGCAACCCTCGCACAGCCCGCGATCGTTGGCTCCAGCACCATCGCAACGAAGTCACCGAGATCATCCCACTGGATGGTTTCGACGAGCTCGACGAGCTAGAGCTCGCCGATCTCGACGACTTGGACTTTGGTGATCCCGAGTTCGACACCGGTCGACAGCTCCTTCAAGCGCCCGAGCTTGACGATCTCGACGAGATCGACAATCTGATTCCGGCGTGGTTGGCAACCCCCAGCCCGGTACTGGTCGGCGCGACCAGCGAGGCTCTCCCCGAGCCAAGCGCTGCTGTCCCCCCGGCCACGAACGTCGCCCCGGCACCCCGCCGTAGTGGCCAGCACCGCAAGCAGTCCACCAGCGCGGCAAAGGGTCGAATCCTGATTGGGTCCATGGCCGCCGGTGCAGCCGCCGCCGCAGCGCATACCGTGACCCACCAATCCGACGTCACCAGCATGGACACCGTGCTGACCGCGAACGCATCGGCCCTTATCGGAGGCTCGGACAGCAACGAGGCCCGCGGGGTTCAGGTCATCGCCGCACAACCGGCGACCAATGTCGAGGCGCACAAGGCCGAGTTCGCTCGCGGTGTGGCCTTTGCCCAGGAACGCGCCCAGCGCGAGGCTCGACTGCAACAGCCTCTGTACGTCATGCCCACCAAAGGCATTTTCACCTCCAACTTCGGCTACCGCTGGGGCGTACTGCACGCCGGGATCGACCTCGCCAACTCCATCGGAACCCCGATCTACGCGGTATCGGACGGCCTGGTGATCGACGCGGGCCCCACCGCCGGCTACGGCATGTGGGTGAAAATCCGCCACGCCGACGGCACCGTGACGCTCTACGGGCACGTCAACACCACGCTGGTCAATGTTGGACAGCGGGTGATGGCCGGCGATCAGATCGCGACGATGGGCAACCGGGGCTTCTCCACGGGCCCGCATCTGCACTTCGAAGTTCTCCAGGGCGGCACTGAGCGGATAGACCCGGTGCCCTGGCTCGCCAAGCGCGGCCTGAATGTCGGCAACTACGCCGGCTGA
- a CDS encoding PE family protein, with translation MSFLTTAPEFVNAAASDLASIGTAVSQANAAALAPTTGVLAAGADEVSAAITALFGAHAQTYQALSAQAATFHAQFVQLMAASAGRYATAEAAAASPLQTLEQQLLDVINAPTNALLGRPLIGNGANGAPGADGQAGGLLIGNGGAGGGGTAAHPAGGNGGAAGLFGNGGAGGPAKPSSSQATGGNGGAGGLLFGNGGAGGTGGSGLGGVGGNGGSAGLFFGTGGAGGDGGATLISGDGGAGGAGGAGGFIGTGGAGGHGGTTPAAGAGGAGGAGGAGGILLGSGGGGGGGGNGTGATTTTGGTGGIGGHGGFFNGNGGTGGAGGFGPTGGAGGAGGAGGTLSGSGGDGGIGGYGAGGDGGGAGGAGGDAGLLIGDGGAGGSGGPNGGTDPGGTGGNGGRAALLIGFGGNGGNGGVGTATTGTGGQGGDGGQLIGVPGNPGLP, from the coding sequence ATGTCTTTTCTCACCACAGCGCCCGAGTTTGTCAACGCGGCAGCTTCGGATCTGGCGAGCATCGGCACGGCAGTCAGTCAGGCCAACGCGGCCGCCCTTGCCCCGACGACGGGGGTGCTGGCCGCCGGCGCCGACGAGGTGTCGGCCGCCATCACGGCACTGTTCGGGGCACACGCCCAGACCTATCAGGCCCTGAGCGCTCAGGCGGCGACTTTTCATGCCCAGTTCGTACAGCTCATGGCCGCAAGCGCCGGACGGTATGCGACCGCCGAAGCCGCCGCCGCGTCGCCTCTGCAAACCCTGGAGCAGCAGCTTCTCGATGTGATCAATGCCCCCACCAACGCCCTGCTGGGACGCCCGCTGATCGGCAACGGGGCTAACGGGGCACCCGGGGCAGACGGCCAAGCGGGCGGGCTGCTGATCGGAAATGGCGGCGCCGGCGGCGGGGGCACCGCCGCACATCCCGCCGGCGGCAACGGCGGCGCGGCGGGGTTGTTTGGCAACGGCGGAGCCGGCGGACCCGCCAAGCCCAGCAGCAGCCAGGCCACTGGTGGCAACGGCGGGGCCGGCGGGTTGCTGTTCGGCAACGGCGGAGCCGGCGGCACCGGAGGGTCCGGCCTCGGCGGTGTCGGCGGTAACGGCGGGTCTGCCGGGCTGTTTTTCGGCACCGGCGGAGCCGGCGGCGACGGCGGAGCGACGCTGATCTCCGGCGACGGCGGGGCCGGCGGCGCCGGCGGCGCGGGTGGATTTATCGGTACCGGCGGCGCCGGCGGCCATGGCGGCACGACTCCGGCCGCCGGCGCGGGCGGCGCGGGTGGCGCCGGCGGAGCAGGCGGGATCCTGCTCGGCTCCGGCGGAGGCGGCGGTGGCGGCGGTAACGGGACCGGGGCCACCACCACCACCGGTGGCACCGGCGGGATCGGTGGCCACGGCGGTTTCTTCAACGGCAATGGCGGTACCGGCGGCGCCGGCGGATTCGGCCCCACCGGAGGGGCTGGCGGGGCCGGCGGGGCCGGCGGCACACTGTCCGGCTCCGGTGGGGACGGCGGCATCGGCGGGTACGGCGCCGGTGGAGACGGCGGCGGTGCCGGCGGGGCCGGCGGTGACGCGGGCTTGTTGATCGGCGACGGCGGTGCCGGCGGCTCGGGAGGACCCAACGGCGGCACTGATCCCGGCGGCACCGGCGGCAACGGCGGGCGTGCCGCGTTGCTCATCGGTTTCGGCGGGAACGGCGGCAACGGCGGGGTGGGGACGGCGACCACCGGCACCGGCGGCCAGGGCGGCGACGGCGGTCAGCTGATTGGCGTGCCAGGCAACCCCGGCCTGCCGTAG
- the pcrA gene encoding DNA helicase PcrA has product MTVQATDADQLLEGLNPQQRQAVVHEGSPLLIVAGAGSGKTAVLTRRIAYLIAARGVGVGQILAITFTNKAAAEMRERVVSLVGGRAKYMWVSTFHSTCVRILRNQAALIKGLNSNFSIYDADDSRRLLQMIGRDMGLDIKRYSPRLLANAISNLKNELIDPDRAVSDLSEDSDDLARTVASVYAEYQRRLRAANALDFDDLIGETVGILQAFPDIAGHYRRRFRHVLVDEYQDTNHAQYVLVRELVGRGSDDEPGDVPPAQLCVVGDADQSIYAFRGATIRNIEDFERDYPDATTILLEQNYRSTQNILSAANSVISRNSGRREKRLWTDAGAGELIVGYVADNEHDEARFVAEEIDALAERDEITYNDVAVFYRTNNSSRSLEEVFIRAGIPYKVVGGVRFYERKEIRDIIAYLRVLDNPGDAVSMRRILNTPRRGIGDRAEACVAVYAENTGAGFSDALVAAAEGKVPMLNSRAEKAIAGFVELLEELRGRLDSSEADLGELVEAVLERTGYRRELESSTDPQELARLDNLNELVSVAHEFSTDLANAAEPEPDAEDVPDTGMLAAFLERVSLVADTDDIPEHGAGVVTLMTLHTAKGLEFPVVFVTGWEDGMFPHMRALDDPTELSEERRLAYVGITRARQRLYLSRAIVRSSWGQPMLNPESRFLREIPQELLNWRRLAPKPSFSAPVSGAGRFGTARSAPVRTSTSKRPLLVLQPGDRVTHDKYGLGRVEEVSGVGESAMSLIDFGSSGRVKLMHNHAPVAKL; this is encoded by the coding sequence ATGACTGTTCAAGCGACCGATGCCGACCAACTGCTGGAAGGTCTCAACCCACAACAGCGCCAGGCCGTGGTGCACGAAGGCTCGCCGCTGCTGATTGTCGCGGGCGCGGGCTCGGGCAAGACGGCGGTGCTGACCAGGCGGATCGCCTACCTGATCGCGGCCCGCGGTGTTGGGGTCGGTCAGATCCTGGCCATCACCTTCACCAACAAGGCCGCCGCCGAGATGCGGGAACGGGTGGTGAGCCTGGTCGGCGGCCGGGCCAAGTACATGTGGGTGTCCACCTTCCACTCGACCTGCGTGCGCATCCTGCGCAACCAGGCGGCGCTGATCAAGGGCCTCAACTCGAACTTCTCGATCTATGACGCAGACGATTCACGGCGGCTGCTGCAGATGATCGGGCGCGATATGGGCTTGGACATCAAGCGATACTCGCCGCGCCTGCTGGCCAATGCCATCTCCAATCTGAAAAACGAATTGATCGACCCGGATCGGGCGGTGTCGGATCTGTCGGAGGATTCCGATGACTTGGCGCGCACCGTCGCATCGGTCTACGCGGAATATCAGCGCCGCCTGCGGGCCGCCAATGCGCTGGACTTTGACGATCTCATCGGCGAGACGGTGGGAATTCTGCAAGCTTTTCCCGACATCGCCGGGCACTATCGGCGCCGGTTTCGGCACGTTCTGGTCGACGAATACCAAGACACCAACCACGCGCAATACGTCCTGGTGCGGGAACTGGTTGGTCGCGGCAGCGACGACGAGCCCGGGGACGTGCCCCCGGCGCAGTTGTGCGTAGTCGGCGACGCCGATCAGTCGATCTATGCGTTTCGCGGCGCCACCATTCGCAACATCGAAGACTTCGAACGCGACTATCCCGATGCCACAACGATTCTGCTGGAACAGAATTACCGCTCGACACAGAACATCCTGTCGGCGGCCAACTCGGTGATCTCGCGCAACTCCGGACGTCGCGAGAAGCGGCTGTGGACCGATGCTGGCGCGGGGGAGTTGATCGTCGGCTACGTCGCCGACAACGAACACGACGAGGCGAGGTTCGTCGCCGAAGAGATCGACGCACTGGCCGAGCGTGACGAGATCACCTACAACGACGTCGCGGTCTTCTATCGCACCAACAATTCGTCGCGGTCGCTGGAAGAGGTGTTCATCCGCGCCGGCATTCCCTACAAGGTCGTCGGCGGCGTGCGCTTCTACGAGCGCAAGGAGATTCGCGACATCATCGCCTACCTGCGGGTGCTGGACAACCCCGGCGATGCGGTGAGCATGCGGCGCATCCTCAACACGCCGCGCCGCGGTATCGGCGATCGTGCCGAGGCCTGTGTGGCGGTGTACGCGGAGAACACCGGCGCCGGCTTCTCCGACGCTCTGGTGGCCGCCGCCGAGGGCAAGGTGCCGATGCTCAATAGCCGTGCGGAGAAGGCGATCGCGGGCTTTGTCGAGTTGCTCGAGGAGTTGCGAGGACGCCTCGACTCATCCGAGGCGGATCTCGGTGAGTTGGTGGAGGCGGTGCTGGAACGCACCGGATACCGCCGCGAACTGGAGTCCTCCACCGATCCGCAGGAGCTGGCCCGGCTGGACAACCTCAACGAACTCGTCAGCGTTGCCCACGAATTCAGCACCGACCTGGCAAATGCCGCCGAGCCCGAACCGGATGCCGAGGATGTGCCGGACACCGGCATGCTGGCGGCCTTTCTGGAACGGGTGTCGCTGGTCGCCGACACCGACGATATTCCCGAGCATGGCGCGGGCGTGGTCACCCTGATGACCCTGCACACCGCCAAAGGTCTGGAGTTCCCGGTGGTGTTCGTGACCGGGTGGGAGGACGGGATGTTCCCGCACATGCGGGCACTGGATGATCCGACCGAACTCTCCGAAGAACGGCGACTGGCCTACGTCGGGATCACCCGGGCCCGGCAACGGCTCTACCTGAGTAGGGCCATCGTCCGGTCTTCGTGGGGGCAGCCGATGCTCAACCCCGAATCCCGGTTCCTGCGGGAGATACCTCAGGAACTCCTCAACTGGCGCCGCCTTGCGCCCAAGCCGTCGTTCAGCGCGCCCGTGAGTGGAGCCGGCCGGTTTGGCACGGCGCGGTCGGCACCCGTCCGCACGAGCACGAGCAAGCGGCCGCTGTTGGTGTTGCAGCCCGGCGATCGCGTCACGCACGACAAGTACGGTCTGGGCCGCGTCGAGGAAGTATCCGGTGTCGGCGAATCGGCGATGTCGCTGATCGACTTCGGTAGTTCGGGACGGGTGAAGCTGATGCATAACCACGCCCCGGTCGCCAAGCTTTAG
- the sucD gene encoding succinate--CoA ligase subunit alpha produces MSIFLNKDNKVIVQGITGSEATVHTARMLKAGTQIVGGVNARKAGTTVTHEDKGGRVIKLPVFGGVAEAMEKTGADVSIIFVPPKFAKDAIIEAIDAEIPLLVVITEGIPVQDTAYAWAYNLGKGGKTRIIGPNCPGIITPGQALVGITPANITGAGPVGLVSKSGTLTYQMMFELRDFGFTTSIGIGGDPVIGTTHIDAIEAFEKDPDTKLIVMIGEIGGDAEERAADFIKANVSKPVVGYVAGFTAPEGKTMGHAGAIVSGSSGTAAAKKEALEAAGVQVGKTPSETAVLAREILKGL; encoded by the coding sequence ATGTCGATCTTCTTGAACAAGGACAACAAGGTCATCGTCCAGGGCATCACCGGCAGCGAGGCGACCGTCCACACTGCGCGCATGCTCAAGGCCGGCACCCAAATCGTCGGCGGGGTGAACGCGCGCAAGGCGGGCACCACCGTGACGCACGAGGACAAGGGTGGCCGGGTAATCAAGCTGCCGGTATTCGGCGGTGTCGCCGAGGCGATGGAAAAGACCGGCGCCGACGTCTCGATCATCTTCGTGCCGCCGAAGTTCGCCAAGGACGCGATCATCGAGGCCATTGACGCCGAGATTCCGCTGCTGGTGGTCATCACCGAGGGGATCCCGGTGCAAGACACCGCCTATGCCTGGGCCTACAACCTGGGCAAGGGCGGCAAGACCCGCATCATCGGGCCCAACTGCCCGGGCATCATCACCCCGGGGCAGGCGCTGGTTGGCATCACCCCGGCCAACATCACCGGCGCCGGCCCGGTCGGGCTGGTCTCCAAGTCCGGCACGCTGACCTACCAGATGATGTTCGAGCTGCGCGATTTCGGTTTCACCACCTCGATCGGTATCGGTGGCGACCCAGTGATCGGTACCACCCACATCGATGCCATCGAGGCGTTCGAGAAGGATCCCGACACCAAGCTGATCGTGATGATCGGCGAGATCGGTGGGGACGCCGAGGAGCGAGCGGCCGACTTCATCAAGGCCAACGTGTCCAAGCCGGTTGTCGGTTACGTGGCGGGATTCACCGCGCCGGAGGGCAAGACCATGGGGCACGCGGGTGCCATCGTGTCCGGCTCCTCGGGCACCGCGGCGGCCAAGAAAGAAGCCCTGGAGGCCGCCGGGGTACAGGTCGGCAAGACCCCGTCGGAGACCGCGGTGCTGGCCCGGGAGATCCTGAAGGGTCTCTAG